The following nucleotide sequence is from Synergistota bacterium.
AAACCATGCTGAGATAACACCCGCGTTATCGCAGCCGTCAACGTCGTCTTACCATGATCTATATGACCTATCGTTCCAACATTCAAATGCGGCTTCTTCCTCTCAAATTTCTCCTTAGCCATCTTTAAAATCACCCTCCTTTTGAAATTTGATTTATCTTCTCAAGCTTATAGCCCCTACAAGCAGGAGCTTTTCGGCAACATCTGGGGGAACCTCCTCATATCTCGAAAACCTCATGGTGTACATGGCCCTACCTTGAGTTTTGGATCGTAATACAGTCGCATATCCAAACATTTCTGCTAATGGAACCAAAGCCCTAACTATCCTCGTGCTTCCTCTCTGATCTATTTGTTCTATCTTTCCTCGTCTTGCGTTCAAATCCCCTATTACATCCCCTAAATACTGCTCTGGTAAGACAACTTCCACCTCCATAACCGGTTCCAACAAAAAGGGCTCTGCCTTTTTCATGGCTTCCTTAAAGGCTATGGAAGCAGCTATCTTAAAAGCAAGCTCCGAGGAATCGACCTCATGATAAGAACCATCAAACACGATAACTCTTATTCCCGTTACCATATATCCTGCCAAAACTCCAAAGGTAGAGGCTTCCCTAACGCCCTTCTCTATCGCAGGAATAAATTCCTTTGGTATAACCCCTCCCTTTGTTTCATCAATAAACTCAAAGCCCGTATGATTTGGCAGAGGTTCCAAGCGAAGCCAGAC
It contains:
- the tuf gene encoding elongation factor Tu (EF-Tu; promotes GTP-dependent binding of aminoacyl-tRNA to the A-site of ribosomes during protein biosynthesis; when the tRNA anticodon matches the mRNA codon, GTP hydrolysis results; the inactive EF-Tu-GDP leaves the ribosome and release of GDP is promoted by elongation factor Ts; many prokaryotes have two copies of the gene encoding EF-Tu); its protein translation is MAKEKFERKKPHLNVGTIGHIDHGKTTLTAAITRVLSQHG